A region of the Microcystis aeruginosa FD4 genome:
AACGCGGGGTTGATGGTTTGCAAGTTTATGTGATGTGTGAGTTACCAAGTAATGTAATTCTTGCCGACCAATTTGCTCAGGTGTTTGACGGATTTTCGATCGGTTCTAATGATTTGACCCAATTAACCTTAGGATTAGATCGGGATTCTGCCCTAGTTGCCCATCTTTTTGATGAACGGAATGAGGGAGTTAAACGCATGGTGAAAATGGCCATTGAAACCGCTAAAGCCCATAATCGCAAAATCGGTATCTGTGGTCAAGCCCCCAGTGATTACCCCGAATTCGCTCAATTTTTAGTGGAATTAGGCATCGATTCCATCAGTCTTAATCCTGATTCTGTCCTCAAAACTTTATTGATGGTGGCAGCAGTGGAGAAAGGACAATAATTTAGTTGCAAAGGTGGGACTTGCCCACCTTTTTTTCTATTGGTATATTTAAAATTAGATTTATTTAGGGCTGGCTGAATAATGGTAAAACCCTTTGAAAATAAGGCTTTTGACCTGTTAAAATCCGATGTTCATGCTGCGAATATAGGATTGGGACATTCAAAAACCTGGCATTATCCTTCTTATAGTAGATAAACTGGTACAAAAAAAGAGGGCAACAAAGCCTGAAACGACCGGCTCCTGACCACCGACTCCTACCCCCACGAAAAACTTTTTGCCGCAAACCCTATTTAGCAGACCCTATATACAAAGTCAGGATTCATCCCATCGCTAAAAGCGAGGGACTTCTGCTGACACTAAGTTAGATTGCGTACCAGTCGATTATCATTGATGCTTCCCCCTGTCATCTCGATAATTTCCCCGTCGTGATATTCGTGTTTAGTTTCTGCGCTAGTTTCTAAATTACGAGATTCTTCTAAGCTGAGGGTTTTGGGAGGAGATCGAGTTAACATTTTTTCTGTCACAGAATTTTTAATACTCCCGATGATAACCTAGATCACAGAAAAAAGGTGATCATTTATAAATTATTCCTCAATTGAGATTGAAGGGGACAATCAATTAAAATTAATTCCCTCGTAAATATCGGCAAGATTTAAGCTAATTCCTAAAGAATCTAGAGAGAGAATTCCCCTTGCTGGGGTGTATTCTTGCAGTAACCAATTATTTTCTGATGTTTGGCTATAGGATTCTATTAGTATCTCCCCTTGACTGACGAGAAGATATTGGTTTAATTGGGGTATAGAACGATAATAACGAAATTTATCGCCCCGATCATAACCAGAGGTAGAAGGGGATAAAACTTCGATAATTAGGCAGGGATTTAAAATTTCATCGTTGCGATTATCACTAAATAACGGTTCCCCGGCAATGATCATTAAATCTGGGTATAAACCGCAATTATACTGGGGTATCCATAGGCGTAGATCGCTAGATTGAAGACGGTAATTAGTTCCTCTTAAAGCTAATTTAAGCAGGACAATAAGATTAATGAGAATACTATTATGATTGATGCTTCCCCCTGTCATCTCGATAATTTCCCCGTCGTGATATTCGTGTTTAGTTTCCGCTCTAGTTTCTAGGTTGCGGTAGGCTTCTAAGCTGATAATTTCGGGAGGCGATGAAGTCAACATTTTTCTAGATTAGATATTCTTTTATTTAATCATAACACAATTAATGCTACCCATTTAATTCTAATTCCCCTTGAAGAAAATCAACAAATTGTCTAGCAGTTCTGCCCGATCGCCCATTATGTTGGGTTGCCCATTGTTTGGCACGAAATTCTAAGTCTTCTAAGCTAATTTTTAATTTAGCTAAACTGGCTAAATGACGCACTATTTCCAAATATTTTTCTTGATTAGCCGGTTCAAAAGTTAGGGTTAAACCAAAGCGATCGCTAAAGGATAATTTTTCTTGTACTGTGTCCCAATTATGCACTTCATCACTATCTTTTGGTCGGGGTCGATCGGCAAAAAATTCTCTGACTAAATGTCGGCGATTAGAAGTGGCATAAACTACGACATTTTTCGGTCTAGCGGTGACGCTTCCCTCTAAAACAACTTTTAAAGCTTTAAAAGCTTCATCGTCTTCTTCAAAGGATAAATCATCGACAAAGATAATAAATTTTTGTGGCAAATCTTGCAAGATTTCAATAATTAATGGTAGGTCTTTTAATTCCGATTTTGCCACTTCAATTAAGCGCAATCCCTGACTATGATATTTTTGCAATAATCCCTTGACTAAAGAGGATTTTCCTGAACCACGGCAACCATAGAGTAAGACATTTAAAGCAGGATAACCTGCCAATAAAAACTCAGTGTTTTTAATCAAGGTTTTCTTAGCCATTTCATAACCGACTATGTCTTGAATCTGCACGGGATCAGGATGAGTAATTCCTTGTAATCTGCCTTCTTGCCACCTTAAAGCTTGATAACGGGCAAAAATTCCTGTACCACATTCGCGATAATAATCGGCTAGATCTTCGACTAATTCTGTCCAATCTGAACTGGAATGCAGGAAACTTTCTAATTTATTTTCCACTTCCCAAGCGGGGAAAATTAGAAATTTAATTTGTTCAAAAACTGTCGAATTACTTAAGCTATAAATGCTCGAGTTATAAAGAGATTGGAGGATAGATAAATCCTGTTTAACGCCATTAATTAAAGATTCGGGTAACTCCCAAACACTTTTTTTCTGTACCTGTTGACTAAAGGGATTGTCATCTAATAAAATTTGTTCGATTAGAAAATCATTCCAACTGATATTTTTAGATGCTAAAGCTTGAAACAATTGACCATAAGCTTTGAGAAAATCGGCAACATTATCCGTAGCTAATAGGGTAATAAATGCCTGGCCAATAGCATTATCAAAAACCCCTTGATACAAAACTAACAAGCTGACTTTTTTGTAAATTTCAGAGATCATTTTTTCTTCTCCACTAATAACTAACATTTCATGGCCGCCTTTTGGCAATTCCTAATCCGATTTAATAATTGCCGCCTTGTAGCCGAGGGAATGCCAATCAGTTATTATTCTATCAAGATAGGGTGATCTCTGCAACATTAAGGTTAAAAAAGGGAAAATGCCTAACGACTAATTCCCCGGATTTCTTGAATTGATTCTCAGTTATCTTCATGGTGAGGTACGAAGTTTTCCTTTTGGGGAGACGGTCCCGATGAAAAAATTTTCACCCCCACAGATGAAAGAGGTTTCCTTTCCTACACCCCACACCCCACACCCCACACCCCACACCCCACACCCTACACCCTCTTTCAAGTCAGGAGAAGATACCCTGTCAGGTTACACTTCATCTTGAGGAGAAACGCTATATTTGATCAAATTTAACCAATCTTGGATTTCCTGTCCTAACCAGAGACATTCATCCTCGCGGAGATTCTGACCGATAAGATAATAATTTTTAGCCGTCCGCAGACGAATCTGATAGTTACCTTCTGTGCCATTGCTATGGAGAAAAATACCCCATAAATCTTGAGGTTTAAAAGCAAATTTTTTGTAGATAAAATTGAAAACTTTATATTTAATTAAAACCTCTTGAGGGGTAAGAATTAATTGCATCTCACGCAAACAAATAAAATTAATCAGAGCTATAATAAAGGTAAGAATCGGGGAGATAAAGACAGTGACAGTAAGGACAATCGCCAAAGACCAGAGAGTAGGCGCATCGGAAGGTAGCTTAATTTTTGGGGGTAAATTAATCTCTAAATTATCCCGGTGTTTAGCGATACGGATGGAACTGTGGGGAGGTTTTGGTAATTTCTTAGGATCGATTAAACTTGATGCTTGGCGATGGTAGGGATGTTGGAGAAATTTCAGGGCTTCTCTGGCACTTTTAAACCGCTTTTCTACCGCCATATCGGTCATAGTTTCTAACCAATCGATTAAATCATCATCGATTGTCACCAGTTGGCGAAATTGAATTTTAGAGTCGCGGTGGGGCAGTTCTATCAGGACAATTCCCGTCAATAAATGAATTAAAGTCATGCCTAAGGCATATAAATCAGAACTGGGAACTGCCCGGCCCCAAAATTGTTCTAGAGGTGCATAACCACTCGTCCCCACCACAGTAAAAGTAACTCCTGTCACTGCACCCCTGGACTGGACTGCCCCAAAATCTACTAAATAAACCTTATTTTCCGAGTTAATAATTAAATTACTAGGTTTAATATCTCGATGTAATACTGGGGGCGATAATTCATGTAAATAGATGAGAATTTCGAGAACTTCTTGGGCAATATTCCGAATTACCGTAGCGGTGAAACGTTGCCCCCTTTCTAAGCGATCGCTTAAGGATTCTCCCGGTATATAATCTTGTACAAGCACAAACCAAGGAATCCCGTCACCTTGATTTTTATCGAGGGAAAAATAATCGCGATAGCGGGGAATACGGGGATGCTGGAGAGAAGCTAAGACGGCTGCCTCTCGTTCAAATAATTTTAATTCTTCCCACTCCATCTGGGGACTAAAAGCGAGGAGTTTAATAATTACCGATTCCTGGGATAATACATCGATAGCTAACCAAGTTTGACGACCGATAGCGGTATTTCCTAGGCGTTGTTGCAGTTGGTAACGTTCAGCTAAAAGAGAATCAGAAGTAAAGGTCATAGTGGCTTTTCCCTTATTTAGGGTCTGCTGAAAAAGTTTTTCCTGGGGACAGGGTGTGGGGTGTGGGGTGTGGGAAGTGGGGAAGTGGGGAAGTGGGGAAGTGGGGAGTTTTCTCAGTGAACTGATAACTGATAACTGATAACTGATAACTGACTCCTAACCCCACCAACAAACTTTTTGCAGCAAACCCTAATTAATATCGATTTGTTTTTTGGCTGTCCAACAAAGGGCGATTCCTTTTTCTTTATAGGAAGATTCTCCGACAAAGATAGGATATAATTCAGATTCACCACGATAGATAATTTCCTGACCATCAAATCCTAGAAAAATCGGTTGATTGGGTTGAATTGCCTGATAATCTCGTTGGAGAATCTGAGGATGTAACATGGCTTTAATTTCACCCTGTTCATCCCTAGGATAATCGATCGAGCCTAAACGTTGGTAAACTGTTAGGGATTCGCTGAAAGTATCGAGATGGGCAGCGAGATAATTTTCCTGTTCGATATAGTCTAGGATTTGATAGATGAGTGTTTCGGTTTGACGAAAAAGATAGGGACAGATGACACCATGGTTAATTGGACCGATTTCGAGGGTAAAAGCTAGGGGACAAATTCCTTTCAGAAAATGATTTTCTTCCTCGCTGACGGGATGATAAATTAAGCGCACCTCAGGATTAATTTTAGTCAGATAGGTAAAGAGTTTTAATAGCCAAGGATGGGGGTTAGAATAAATAATCGCCAGCATCATGTTAGATGTGGTGCTGTGAATATCGATTAATAAATCAATGGATTTTTCTCGGATTTCTTTGACTATTTTTTTGGCTCGTTTTTGTTCGTATTGCTGACAATCGGGATTCACTAAATCTTTTTGGTTAAAACAGCGATTTAAATCCGTATCGATATATCTAACCCGTTGCTTTAGGGCTAAGGGATTAGCGATGAGACTGTGGGATTGAAAACTGCTGCGGGCAAGGAGATTAGCTGACTTTTGCAGGTATTTAACCAAATAAGCGGGAGTTAGTTCATTGCCATGCACACCTGCGATTAAAGCCAGATTTTTAATAGTAGTTTTCTGCTCGATCATTTTTTATAACTTTTGAAAAGTTGTCATTATTTATGGTTTGCGGCAAAAAGTTTGTTGGTGGGTTTAGGAGACAGGAGACAGGGGGCAGGGTTTAGGGTGTTAGGGGTTTAGGGGTTTTGGAGTTTTAGGGTTTTGGGGTTTTTAGTTGAAATTCCCTACTTCCCCATTTCCCCACACCCCACACCCCACACCCCACCCCTATAACTGATTTAGAAAAACCAGCCGTAGGAATGAAGACCTTTACCTAAAAGATTCACCCCTAAATAACATACCCAAACCACAACAAAACCACTGGCCGCTAGAATAGCCGGTTTTCTGCCCTGCCATCCCCGGGTAATGCGTGCATGGAGATAAGCGGCAAAAACTAACCAAGTGATTAGCGCCCAAGTTTCTTTCGGATCCCAACTCCAATAGGAACCCCAAGCTTCATTGGCCCAAACCGCCCCGGCGATGATACCGATAGTAAGAAGGGGAAAACCGAGACCAATGACCCGATAACTGATATTATCGAGGGTTTCCGCCAAGCTGAGACGTTGGGGCGAAAGGGTCGTCATCGCTGTTAAGGTGGGAGTTAAAAGGGCGGTTGTGCCACTGTTAGCCGTTTCCAGGAAAATTGGGGCGGAAAGAGTGGTAGATAACTTATTTTGGAGACGATAGGCTCCCGTACCCACGGAACTGCCTTTTAACTCGATATTTTGACCTCTAGTGACGATCAGAAAAGCGATCGCCATCAAGGAACCCACCATCAAAGCAGCATAACTTAACATCATGACGCTAACGTGCATCATCAGCCAATTCGATTTTAAAGCCGGAACCAAGGGGGCCGAAGTTTGCATTTCTCCTGGTAAGGACAAAGTGGCAAAAGCGGTAATCCCCATGGCTACAGGAGTCGTCACCACTCCCACCAGGCGACTGCGGCTAGTGTACTCAGCAATTAAATGAACCGCAGTTACACCCCAAGCGAGAAAGAATAAAGATTCGTAAAGATTGCTAATGGGGAAATAACCCGCTTCTAACCAGCGCGCCCCCAATAAAGCGGCGATACAGAGGTTAGCGATGGCCACTCCCGTGCTGCCTAAGCCAGACAACAAAGGTATGCTAGGAAAGGCTGCCCCGGCCCAATAAACCAGCATGGTTAAAAACAGGACTAAAAAAGAAGTGTTATCGAGAAAGTTCTCTAAGCTAACTAAATTCATGGGATTTCTCTCGTTTGTCGCTCGCTCGCTACCAAGTATTCCATCCTCTATCCTATCCCATCGGTAAGGCGATCGAGACAGGGAATTGTTAGCATGGACTTTGTATTTTCACTCTCACCTGCCCTAAAAATTATGGCTAATCAAGAAGATAATAAATTTTCCTGGTCGCGTTTGCCTCGGTTAGGCAAAATCCTAATCATTTGTTCTGGTGTTGCCGCTTTAGGCTATTTTCTTATCCCTCGTCCCTCAGAATTGTCCAATATTCCCCTCGAACCCTACAGCGAATTTATCAGTAAAGTGGAACGGGGCGACATCAGTAGGGTCAGAATTGGCAATCAAGTCATCTTTTATCAATCAAAAGATCCTTTAGAATCCTTGCCTATTCCGGCTAATCCCCCCGTTAATCCCCCAGAATCAAGTAATCCCTTTCACGGTGATTCTAGTTCTCTGGCGGGCAAACCAAGCAGTAATCTAGTCTCCGGACGAGTTTTTGTCACGATTCCAGTCTATAACCCCCAATTACCCCAACTATTACAGCAAAAAGGCGTAATCTTCGAGGCGATTCCCGTAGCCGAAAACAGTTGGATCAGCACTCTCCTCGCTTGGGTGGTTCCTCCCTTAATTTTAGTCGCCGCCATGCAGTTTCTGTTCTATCGCAACGATGACACCCGTAAATCGCTGCTTTTTAACAAAAATCTCGCTAAAGTTTACGGAGACGGCGAAAAATATCCGATTACCTTCAGTGATGTGGCCGGGGCCGAGGAAGCAAAAACCGAGTTAAAGGAAATTGTCGAATTTCTCAAGGATGCCGAGCGCTTTAATAAAATTGGGGCGCGTATTCCTAAGGGTGTTCTCTTAGTCGGACCGCCGGGGACAGGGAAAACTCTCTTAGCAAAAGCGGTCGCGGGAGAAGCGGGAGTGACTTTTTTTAGCATTTCGGCCTCGGAATTCGTGGAGTTATTTGTCGGCACTGGGGCAGCCCGGGTGCGGGATCTATTTGCCCAAGCGAAGAAAAATGCCCCTAGCATCATTTTTATTGATGAATTGGACGCGATCGGTAAATCAAGAAGTTCGGGATCGGGAACTAGCGGCAGCAATGATGAGCGCGAGCAGACTTTGAACCAACTTTTGACAGAAATGGACGGTTTTAGTCCCAAAGAAGCCGTTGTCATCGTTTTAGCCGCCACCAATCGCCCAGAGACTCTTGATGCCGCTTTATTGCGTCCGGGGCGCTTTGATCGCCAAGTTTTGGTGGATCGTCCCGATTTAGCGGGAAGATTGGCAATTTTGGAAATATACGCCAAACGAGTCCAGATGGGTGAAGATGTTAACCTCAAAGCGATCGCCACCCAAACCCCCGGTTTTGCCGGTGCCGATTTAGCCAACCTCGTCAATGAGGCTGCTCTCTTGGCTGCCCGTAATAATCGGGAAAAAGTCAGTCAAATTGATTTTAAAGAGGCGATAGAAAGAGTTATCGCTGGCTTAGAAAAGAAAAGTCGGGTTTTATCGGAAAAAGAAAAGAAAATCGTCGCTTATCACGAGGTCGGCCATGCTTTAGTTGGCGCTGTTATGCCGGGAGGTGGTCGGGTGGAGAAAATTTCCATCGTTCCCCGGGGTTTATCCGCTTTGGGTTATACCCTGAAAATTCCCACGGAAGACCGTTTTTTGATGACAGAAACCGAATTTAAAGAACAAATTACTATGTTATTGGGCGGTCGGGCAGCCGAAGAATTAATCTTTGGCAGTGTCACTAATGGCGCTTCCGATGATTTACAAAGGGCGACGGATATTGCGGAAAGAATGGTGACAATTTATGGTATGAGTAAATCCCTCGGTCCCCTAGCCTACGATAAAACGGGACAGGCTAATTTTTTAGGTAATAATCAGGGTAGTCCCAGGCGTTCGATCGGAGAAAATACGGCCAAAGCGATCGATGAAGAAGTTAAACAAATTATCGACGCTAGTTACCAAAAAGCCCTAGCAATTCTCAGTCACAACCGCAATTTATTAGAGTCCATTACCGCTAATCTTTTGACCACGGAAGTAATCGAAGGAGAAGAATTGCAAGAGTTATTAAATCAAGCGCAAATGGTCTGATCAATCCTCATCAATAGGGTCTGCTGAAAAAGTTGTTCGTGGGGACAGGGTGTGGGGTGTGGGGTGTGGGGTGTGGGGTGTGGGGAAGTGGGGAGAACAAAGCTGCCTATTGCCTATTGCCTATTGCCTATTGCCTATTGCCTATTGCCTATTGCCTATTGCCTTTTGCCTTTTGCCTTTTGCCTTTTGCCTTTTGCCTTTTGCCTTTTGCCTTTTGCCTCTCCTCCTAACTAGGGTCTGCTGAATAAATAGTCGAGAATAACTAACTTAAGGAGAGGGGAGGATCAAAGCATTGGAAAATTGATATTTCCCTGCTTTGACAGTTAATTTGCCCTTTTTCCATCCCAAAGAAACGGGAGAGTTATCTCGACTTAAACTGTTATAAAGGGCGAAATTTTTTGACCAATCGTGCTTTTGACCGTTACGAATTAACATCGGCAGTAGATTGATTTGATTATAGGTCAATTGTAAACTCTGCCCTTGACTGCCTTTAAATAAGAGGCTGCCTTGGTTAATTTGAGTTAAATTTAATTGACTTTTTTGCTTAAATATGCTCTTGAAATTCTCATAACTAGCCTGGGTTGCCGCTTCTCCCACTTCCAGAGCAAAACCCGCATAATTGTTACCTGTGGGTAAAGCTTGGTAGGTATTATCATCGGGATAAGGGGAATTAGGAATCTCGATCATTTCAGGAGAAGAAAGATTTATTAATCTCAGAGCTAACCAAGTTTTTTCTAATTGAATAAACCAGATATTATCATCTTTTTCTACCTTGGCAGTTTTCGGTAATTGCCAGAAAAAAGCTTGATCTGCTGGTCGTAACCAGATTAAAAGATTGCGATATTGTCCGATTTCATCCCCGGGATTTTTGCCCGGTTTTACGCCATTTTTGCCAGTGTTAGCCACAAAAAAATCCACCCCTTTGTCTTGATTAAAGGCCATTAATTTAAATGGGGCCACATCGCCATCGGGAAAAGTTCCCGCCAGACTACCCATTTGATAACTAGAACCGATAAATTGAGTTTCCCAATAACCCGGACTTTGATTATTGCCCGGTTTCCAGTTTTCATATAGGGGTTTACTGGCGAGAATTTCTACCGGTTTATTAAAGTTTTTTCGGGCTAATTCCATCACTGCTAAAGGAGGACGATAACCACTGGTAATTAGATAAAGAGAGTCCAATTCCGGGCGATTATTGGGGACAGGAGTATCACCAAAGTATAGCCAAAAAGTGCGTCCTGCGTGCGATCGCATTACCCCATTACTACCACCATAATCGCGTTTTACGGGACCCCCCCAACCACCGCGATAATATTTAACACTAGCGGCCATAGATAACCAATCTAAGGCCATTTTTGCCCATTGTTTAACTTCCGTATCTTGAGCAAAATCGTAGAGATTGAGATAGGGAGCAAAGGTATGACCGTGATAAACTTCTGAATCCCATTCTCCCATACCGATGTTATATAAAGCTGAAACGTAACGCTTAATTTTATTTTTATAAATTTGACGAGTTGCTTCATTTCCTGTTTCTTCGGCCATCAGATAAACCGATGTTTCGCGCATCGCCCGCAGGTTATCAGTATTGCGACTATCTACCCATAAACCCCGTCTTTTCATACTCCAATCATTACCCGTGCCTTGGCCGGTGCCATGGATAGGGTGGGGTCGTTGTAAAGGGTCAGTTTCTGTCCAAATTTTCGCCGCATTATACATTCTCTGACGATAAACTGGATCGAGATACTTTCCGAGCAGAAAATACTTTCTAATTTGTCCTTTTAGGGTAAAAGAAAAATAATAATCTATATAATCAGTGTGGGCCTGTTCCCGTTTTTGTGGGTCATCCTGCTGCAGGAAATCTAGGGCTTTTTGCCGGTTTCCTGCCAAGAAATCAAACATGGCCATAGGATAGGATCTTTTCTCGTTTTCTCCCCACAAATTGCCATAACTTTCCCGATTAGCAAAATGGTTAATAACCTGCTTGGCCCTTTGTTGAAATTCTGCCTCTAATTCCGGTGTCCAATCGTTAAGATATTGGGTTTGAACTTCGGCAACAGGGAAGGAAGCGATCGAGTTTTGAGAAACAGAATAGAGGGAATTAAAGCCAATAGTAAATAGGGCAATTATTCCCGCTAAAACTAGATATTTAATTCTAGATCCAGTCGTCATCTTCGGCAAATTCATCGATGTTTCCTTGATTTTCTGGGGACTGAGGTTGATTCTCTTGATCTAATTTTAAAGGAACTGGTTCGGGGGCGATAATTTCTGGTAATAATTCTTCGGGTTTTTGACCATCTACCTCCACCACAATTATTTCTGTGACGGGAAACCAAAGTATCCGGCCTTGATCATCACAAACCGTCACCGATCGAGATTTATCTGGAGTCTCGGTTGCGAAGAAATCTCCTAACATTTTTGTGGATAAAATATTCTTACTTTCACCCCCACTAACTCCTAGGAATATATATTCGTTACCTGTGGTCAAATGTTGGACAATAATCGCCATAGTTAAAAGGTTTTAGTCAATGAAATGTAGTGATTGATAGTTAACTCTTGAATGATAGCTTTCAGCCATAAGCTTTCGACTGATAACTGATAACTGATTACTGATAACTGATTACTGATTAACTTGACTACCGTGACTGCGGGGATCGGTTTGACTAGCACCCACAAGGATATTAAAATCAGAAGTCTCTCCCGTAGTGGTGGCATAGGGTAGGGTAGAATTAGTTAAAAGTGCTTCTAAATTAGCAGTTAAAATTGATTTTGGTTGTTCTCCGATCGCTTGGGCAACCGGTTGTCCTTGATTATTTAAAAAGACAAAATGGGGAATACCATCCACACGATAACGGAGAATTTCTGGCAACCATTTATTATTATCAACGTTGAGCATGACAAAATTAATGGCATTACCGTATTGTTTTTTAATTTCGGCAATTTCAGAGGCCATCGCCTGACAACTGCTACACCAATTAGCATAAAATTCTGTCAGGGTGGGTTTACCATTGCTGAGGGCAAGATCAAAAGGTGTCGCTTTTTCCGCTTGCGCTTCCAAAGATACAGAACTAGCGGTGGTTTGAAACCCGAAGAAAATCGCTACACTAAGGATAACTGCCGTTACTGCCAGCAGCAGATTTCTGATTTTATTGGTGGGTGTGGTGGCTGTCATGAATATTTAATCAAAGTTTACTTTGTCCTATTGTAACGACTGCTGCGCTCTTTTAGTATTGGTGTCGATTGAGTTATAATTAAGCTAGAGATGGGTAATAATTATGACCGAAGAAAGACTCGATCGAATAGAGGGACAGCTAAAAAGGCTAGAAGGGGGCGTTCATACAATTGAGGGGCGATTAGAAACTTTAGAAAGTAACGTTCAAAACATTGAAAAAAAGCTAGGAGACGTGATCAACCAAATTCGTGAACTTAGTCTTAGCATCGATACCTACCAAAAAGCTTATCAACAGGTAGTTAATTTGGCTTTTGGTCTAATCGTTGCCGCTACTGCTGCTATTGTAATTCCAGCCGTTTTCGGCAAATAAGCAAAAAAAAGATTCTTTGATCGGAAAGGCTGCATGAAAAAACGCGTTACTCTCACTTTTCCCAAAAAAGCCGTCCATATGCCCGTTACCTATCGACTGGCGAAGGATTTTAACGTCGCCGCTAATATTATCCGCGCCCAAGTGGCCCCCAATCAAGTGGGAACATTAGTATTAGAATTATCGGGGGATATCGATGAGTTAGAAGCGGCGATCGAATGGTTGCAATTACAAAATATTGGCGTTTCCCAAGTTAGTCGCGAAATCGTCATTGATGAAGAAAAATGTGTCGATTGTGGGTTATGTACGGGAGTTTGTCCCACGGAAGCTTTAACCCTTGATCCCGAAAGTTTTCGTCTTAAGTTTTTGCGTTCCCGTTGTGTGGTTTGTGAACAATGTATCCCCACTTGTCCCGTGGTGGCAATTTCCACCAACTTGTAAAGTAGCAGTTATTAAATTAATTTTTTTGCCCATTTAAATAATAGCAATCTCTGGAGATTTTAAGCCTTCATTTGTCTCCAACGCGGTTAATCGTCACAAATATCCTGGTCCCTTTCTACCTAAAGACCCTTTCTCCGATATCATAGTTAAAAAGAGATCCTTGACTCTGGCCACATCTGTGGGGATTACATACCATTAATCATGGTTTTTTTTGCAAAAAATACAAAAAACTTGACATGACTTCTGCCGTTCCTCGCCTTTCCTATCCTGATAGTCCGATTGCTGATCTTGGCGGCCTCTATAACTTTATCCTCAACCCGCAACTGTTAGCCGCAGAAAAGGGAAATCCGTCGATCGTTAGTTTTTGTCAAAAAATTTCCCCCCTTGATCCCCTAGAAATTCTCTCTCGGATTGCCTCTAGCTATCCCACCCATTATTATTGGGAAAATCCCGAACGAGAAACCGCTTTTCTTGGCTACGGCATCGCCTTTGCTGCCACTTTCCACGGCAAACAACGTTTTTTAAAAGCTCAAAAATTTATTGAAAACTGTCAACAAAGAATTATTAAAATTGATAACTATAGCGAGATTACTCCTCGCATCTTTTGCAGTTTCACTTTTTTCGACTCGGCAACAGCTACCCCCTTTCCCTCAGCTACCCTAACCCTGCCTAAGTTTCAAATTATCAAAAAACAGTCGGAATATTTTTTCCTTACCAATCTCTTAATCACCAGCGAAAAAGAAATAGAAAACTCCCTCGAAGAAACTATTAATAACCTCAAAATTATCCAAAATAACTCGAGCAATTGCCGACAAAATCCCCACTGGGATCCCTGTAGTTATTATATTCATCCTACCTATAATTTTCAAGCGGCTGTTGCCGATGCCCTCCAATCTATCCAAGCTCAAAAATTTAGCAAAATTGTCCTTGC
Encoded here:
- the ftsH gene encoding ATP-dependent zinc metalloprotease FtsH; this translates as MANQEDNKFSWSRLPRLGKILIICSGVAALGYFLIPRPSELSNIPLEPYSEFISKVERGDISRVRIGNQVIFYQSKDPLESLPIPANPPVNPPESSNPFHGDSSSLAGKPSSNLVSGRVFVTIPVYNPQLPQLLQQKGVIFEAIPVAENSWISTLLAWVVPPLILVAAMQFLFYRNDDTRKSLLFNKNLAKVYGDGEKYPITFSDVAGAEEAKTELKEIVEFLKDAERFNKIGARIPKGVLLVGPPGTGKTLLAKAVAGEAGVTFFSISASEFVELFVGTGAARVRDLFAQAKKNAPSIIFIDELDAIGKSRSSGSGTSGSNDEREQTLNQLLTEMDGFSPKEAVVIVLAATNRPETLDAALLRPGRFDRQVLVDRPDLAGRLAILEIYAKRVQMGEDVNLKAIATQTPGFAGADLANLVNEAALLAARNNREKVSQIDFKEAIERVIAGLEKKSRVLSEKEKKIVAYHEVGHALVGAVMPGGGRVEKISIVPRGLSALGYTLKIPTEDRFLMTETEFKEQITMLLGGRAAEELIFGSVTNGASDDLQRATDIAERMVTIYGMSKSLGPLAYDKTGQANFLGNNQGSPRRSIGENTAKAIDEEVKQIIDASYQKALAILSHNRNLLESITANLLTTEVIEGEELQELLNQAQMV
- a CDS encoding thioredoxin family protein, yielding MTATTPTNKIRNLLLAVTAVILSVAIFFGFQTTASSVSLEAQAEKATPFDLALSNGKPTLTEFYANWCSSCQAMASEIAEIKKQYGNAINFVMLNVDNNKWLPEILRYRVDGIPHFVFLNNQGQPVAQAIGEQPKSILTANLEALLTNSTLPYATTTGETSDFNILVGASQTDPRSHGSQVNQ
- a CDS encoding NIL domain-containing protein, whose product is MKKRVTLTFPKKAVHMPVTYRLAKDFNVAANIIRAQVAPNQVGTLVLELSGDIDELEAAIEWLQLQNIGVSQVSREIVIDEEKCVDCGLCTGVCPTEALTLDPESFRLKFLRSRCVVCEQCIPTCPVVAISTNL